The proteins below come from a single Paraconexibacter algicola genomic window:
- the rpmB gene encoding 50S ribosomal protein L28, translated as MAKVCHSCGKGPAFGQSRSHSMVATKRRFDPNLQKVRVLVGSAPRRVYVCTRCLKAGKVTKAA; from the coding sequence ATGGCAAAGGTCTGTCACAGCTGCGGGAAGGGTCCCGCCTTCGGCCAGAGTCGAAGCCACTCGATGGTCGCGACGAAGCGCCGGTTCGATCCGAACCTCCAGAAGGTCCGGGTCCTCGTGGGCTCCGCGCCGCGCCGCGTGTACGTCTGCACGCGCTGCCTGAAGGCCGGCAAGGTCACCAAGGCCGCCTGA
- a CDS encoding serine/threonine-protein kinase — protein sequence MGSADLPLELPARYRPLRHLANGGMAAVWVVRDTLLDRDVAVKVLSPALAADDDARTRFTREARAAARLSGHPHVVTVYDAGEHDGQAYLVMALYAGGTVADRLRDDGLPATATALRWLREAADGLDAAHAADVVHRDVKPANLLLDERDRVAVGDFGIAKAAWNASVTQTGLVVGTAAYLAPEQRTGGTATAATDRYALGVVAHQLLTGTRPPDGQLDPSLPGPVKAALAQALAPVPEDRPPSARALVADLERALDADDGDEATTVMAARGRPRPRAPLPVPVPAPDLDPDTDDGATAAWDVEPTAPRVVAAREPRPPRRGAGTPAAPPPDPPARAGGGSRARTLVPVAAVLLALGTGAAVLASGGEEADGGAGATTEQRADTTAEPTPTPEPTATPTPEPTATATPQPTPTAEAPAPGEDPKALNDAGFALFNQGRYAEALPLLERALAGLQSTPQDQYYAFALYNLGATLRRLGRPAEAIPYLERRLQVSDFKRGVVEQELAAARNEAGGGPGASGQPQQGPKGRGRGRGPRDAGDVLDFFLDGDD from the coding sequence ATGGGTTCCGCCGATCTCCCCCTCGAGCTGCCTGCACGCTACCGCCCGCTGCGCCATCTGGCCAACGGCGGGATGGCCGCGGTGTGGGTCGTTCGCGACACCCTCCTGGACCGTGACGTGGCGGTCAAGGTGCTCTCGCCCGCGCTGGCCGCCGACGACGACGCCCGCACCCGCTTCACCCGGGAGGCGCGCGCCGCCGCGCGGCTGAGCGGCCACCCGCACGTGGTGACCGTCTACGACGCGGGCGAGCACGACGGGCAGGCCTACCTCGTGATGGCCCTCTACGCGGGGGGCACGGTCGCCGACCGCCTGCGCGACGACGGGCTGCCTGCGACCGCGACGGCGCTGCGCTGGCTGCGCGAGGCCGCCGACGGCCTCGACGCGGCGCACGCCGCCGACGTGGTGCACCGGGACGTCAAGCCCGCCAACCTGCTGCTGGACGAGCGCGACCGCGTCGCGGTCGGCGACTTCGGCATCGCCAAGGCCGCCTGGAACGCGTCGGTGACGCAGACCGGGCTGGTCGTCGGGACCGCCGCCTACCTGGCCCCCGAGCAGCGCACCGGGGGCACCGCCACCGCGGCGACGGACCGCTACGCCCTCGGGGTCGTCGCGCACCAGCTGCTGACCGGCACGCGCCCGCCCGACGGGCAGCTCGACCCGTCGCTGCCCGGGCCGGTGAAGGCCGCGCTGGCGCAGGCGCTCGCCCCCGTTCCGGAGGACCGGCCGCCGTCCGCCCGCGCGCTGGTCGCCGACCTCGAGCGAGCCCTCGACGCCGACGACGGGGACGAGGCGACGACCGTGATGGCCGCCCGCGGCCGTCCGCGCCCGCGAGCCCCGCTGCCCGTGCCGGTCCCGGCGCCCGACCTCGACCCGGACACCGACGACGGGGCCACCGCCGCGTGGGACGTCGAGCCGACCGCACCGCGGGTCGTCGCCGCCCGCGAGCCGCGACCGCCGCGCCGCGGCGCCGGCACTCCCGCGGCACCGCCGCCCGACCCGCCCGCGCGCGCGGGCGGCGGTTCGCGCGCCCGGACGCTCGTGCCGGTCGCGGCCGTCCTGCTGGCGCTCGGCACCGGTGCGGCCGTGCTCGCCTCCGGTGGCGAGGAGGCGGACGGCGGCGCGGGCGCGACCACCGAGCAGCGGGCCGACACGACGGCCGAGCCGACCCCGACGCCCGAGCCGACCGCGACGCCGACCCCGGAGCCGACGGCGACCGCCACGCCGCAGCCGACCCCGACCGCCGAGGCCCCGGCCCCGGGCGAGGACCCGAAGGCCCTCAACGACGCGGGGTTCGCGCTGTTCAACCAGGGGCGCTACGCGGAGGCGCTGCCCCTGCTGGAGCGGGCGCTCGCCGGCCTGCAGAGCACGCCACAGGACCAGTACTACGCGTTCGCGCTCTACAACCTCGGTGCGACGCTCCGCCGGCTCGGCCGCCCGGCGGAGGCGATCCCGTACCTCGAGCGCCGCCTGCAGGTCAGCGACTTCAAGCGCGGCGTCGTCGAGCAGGAGCTCGCGGCGGCGCGCAACGAGGCGGGCGGCGGACCGGGGGCCTCGGGACAGCCGCAGCAAGGGCCGAAGGGTCGCGGACGCGGTCGCGGGCCGCGCGACGCGGGCGACGTGCTCGACTTCTTCCTCGACGGCGACGACTGA
- the ribH gene encoding 6,7-dimethyl-8-ribityllumazine synthase, whose product MARYAIAVGTFYRDLADRLIDSARGAFEEAGAEGVDVFEVPGAYELPMVAKYAAESGRYAGVACLGAVIRGETTHYDYVCGESARGIMDVQLATGVPCAFGVLTVENLDQALARSGGGKRDQGAHAAEAVLALVALREQLS is encoded by the coding sequence ATGGCGCGCTACGCGATCGCGGTCGGGACGTTCTACCGCGACCTCGCCGACCGGCTGATCGACTCCGCGCGCGGCGCGTTCGAGGAGGCCGGGGCGGAGGGCGTGGACGTCTTCGAGGTGCCGGGCGCCTACGAGCTGCCGATGGTCGCGAAGTACGCGGCCGAGTCCGGGCGCTACGCGGGCGTCGCCTGCCTCGGCGCGGTCATCCGCGGCGAGACCACCCACTACGACTACGTCTGCGGCGAGTCGGCCCGCGGGATCATGGACGTCCAGCTCGCGACCGGCGTGCCGTGCGCGTTCGGGGTCCTGACGGTCGAGAACCTCGACCAGGCGCTCGCGCGCTCGGGCGGCGGCAAGCGCGACCAGGGCGCGCACGCCGCCGAGGCGGTCCTGGCGCTCGTGGCACTGCGCGAGCAGCTCTCGTAA
- a CDS encoding bifunctional 3,4-dihydroxy-2-butanone-4-phosphate synthase/GTP cyclohydrolase II, which produces MSTQEIAFSTVEEALEDIAAGKMIVVVDDEDRENEGDLVMAAEFVTPEAINFMTRQAGGWICVALTPDRCDELGLELMSLKNESAYETPFTVTIEAREGVTTGISAADQATTIRTAVDPAKGKADIVVPGHVHPLKARDGGVLERTGHTEASVDLARLAGCQPAGLICEIQNEDGTMARLPDLVPYCAKHGLKLITIADLIAYRRRHDKLVERVVATGMPTAFGEFTVIGYRSLVDDKHHVAMVKGDVDGQDEVLVRVHSECLTGDVFHSLRCDCGEQLESALSMIEQEGRGVLLYLSQEGRGIGLLNKLKAYKLQEEGYDTVEANLKLGLPADLRDYGIGAQILVDLGLSSIRILTNNPKKIRGLEGYGLSVAAQVPIEHAPNPHNAAYLRTKKERMEHMLHHQGLNLDEELLHTEREADRAKRETGDQA; this is translated from the coding sequence ATGAGCACGCAGGAGATCGCGTTCTCCACGGTCGAGGAGGCCCTGGAGGACATCGCCGCCGGCAAGATGATCGTCGTCGTCGACGACGAGGACCGCGAGAACGAGGGCGACCTCGTCATGGCGGCCGAGTTCGTCACGCCCGAGGCGATCAACTTCATGACCCGCCAGGCGGGCGGCTGGATCTGCGTCGCGCTCACGCCCGACCGCTGCGACGAGCTCGGCCTCGAGCTCATGTCGCTGAAGAACGAGTCCGCCTACGAGACGCCGTTCACGGTCACGATCGAGGCGCGCGAGGGCGTCACCACGGGCATCTCGGCCGCCGACCAGGCCACGACGATCCGCACCGCCGTCGACCCCGCCAAGGGCAAGGCCGACATCGTCGTCCCCGGGCACGTGCACCCGCTCAAGGCCCGTGACGGCGGCGTGCTCGAGCGCACCGGGCACACCGAGGCGTCCGTGGACCTCGCCCGCCTCGCGGGCTGCCAGCCCGCCGGCCTGATCTGCGAGATCCAGAACGAGGACGGGACGATGGCGCGCCTGCCCGACCTCGTGCCGTACTGCGCCAAGCACGGCCTCAAGCTCATCACCATCGCCGACCTGATCGCGTACCGGCGCCGCCACGACAAGCTCGTCGAGCGCGTCGTCGCGACCGGCATGCCGACCGCGTTCGGCGAGTTCACCGTCATCGGCTACCGCAGCCTCGTCGACGACAAGCACCACGTCGCGATGGTCAAGGGCGACGTCGACGGCCAGGACGAGGTCCTCGTGCGCGTGCACTCCGAGTGCCTCACCGGGGACGTCTTTCACTCCCTGCGCTGCGACTGCGGCGAGCAGCTCGAGTCGGCGCTCTCGATGATCGAGCAGGAGGGGCGCGGCGTGCTGCTGTACCTCTCCCAGGAGGGCCGCGGGATCGGCCTGCTGAACAAGCTGAAGGCCTACAAGCTGCAGGAGGAGGGCTACGACACGGTCGAGGCCAACCTCAAGCTCGGCCTGCCCGCCGACCTGCGCGACTACGGCATCGGCGCGCAGATCCTCGTCGACCTCGGCCTGTCGTCGATCCGCATCCTCACGAACAACCCGAAGAAGATCCGCGGCCTCGAGGGCTACGGGCTGTCGGTCGCGGCCCAGGTGCCGATCGAGCACGCCCCGAACCCGCACAACGCCGCGTACCTGCGCACGAAGAAGGAGCGGATGGAGCACATGCTGCACCACCAGGGCCTGAACCTCGACGAGGAGCTGCTGCACACCGAGCGCGAGGCCGACCGGGCCAAGCGCGAGACCGGGGACCAGGCCTGA
- a CDS encoding riboflavin synthase — protein MFTGLVEDLGTVQELHQTDDGARIVVRTRLAAQLGQGDSIAVNGCCLTALDPTAETFAADAIQESLRRTALGALEQGSPVNLELALRADARLGGHIMQGHVDGVATLRDIREEGFSRVLTFAADPSLLRYVVEKGSIAVSGVSLTVSAVDEDSFAVSLIPETLERTTLGTLAPGAPVNLEVDIVAKYVEKLVGR, from the coding sequence ATGTTCACGGGACTGGTCGAAGATCTCGGGACGGTGCAGGAGCTGCACCAGACCGACGACGGCGCACGGATCGTCGTGCGCACGCGCCTGGCGGCGCAGCTGGGGCAGGGCGACTCGATCGCCGTGAACGGCTGCTGCCTGACCGCGCTGGACCCGACCGCCGAGACGTTCGCCGCCGACGCGATCCAGGAGAGCCTGCGCCGCACCGCGCTCGGCGCACTCGAGCAGGGCTCGCCGGTGAACCTCGAGCTCGCGCTGCGCGCCGACGCGCGCCTGGGCGGCCACATCATGCAGGGGCACGTCGACGGCGTCGCGACCCTGCGGGACATCCGCGAGGAGGGCTTCTCGCGCGTCCTGACCTTCGCGGCGGACCCGTCGCTGCTGCGGTACGTCGTCGAGAAGGGATCGATCGCCGTCAGCGGCGTCTCCCTGACCGTGTCGGCGGTGGACGAGGACTCGTTCGCCGTCTCCCTGATCCCCGAGACCCTGGAGCGCACGACGCTCGGGACGCTGGCGCCCGGGGCGCCCGTCAACCTGGAGGTGGACATCGTGGCCAAGTACGTCGAGAAGCTGGTGGGACGATGA
- the ribD gene encoding bifunctional diaminohydroxyphosphoribosylaminopyrimidine deaminase/5-amino-6-(5-phosphoribosylamino)uracil reductase RibD, whose protein sequence is MQRTETDHVHLARAIELAELGVGRVHPNPVVGAVVVKDGTVVGEGHHAEFGGPHAERAALAACGDADVRGATMYVSLEPCCHTGKTPPCTEAIVEAGIARVVVAADDPSEKAAGRGLGILRDEGVQVDVAGGELAARARLQNQAFRKHARTGRPWVLFKSAMTLDGKVATKTGDSKWISSEESRELAHWWRSTVDAVVVGIGTALADDPQLTSRIERATRQPRRVVFDSEARLPLDSALIAAAPELPLSVIVSRAAPRTATDALEMAGADVIVAAGENEPARVRSALAALGDRGIASILLEGGPRLAGAFLDAGEIDEVRLFLAPLLLGGRSARDPLEGEGAETISEALRALTLETERIADDILISARLREW, encoded by the coding sequence ATGCAGCGGACCGAGACCGACCACGTCCACCTGGCCCGCGCCATCGAGCTCGCGGAGCTCGGGGTGGGCCGCGTGCACCCCAACCCGGTCGTCGGCGCGGTCGTCGTGAAGGACGGCACGGTCGTGGGGGAGGGGCACCACGCCGAGTTCGGCGGACCGCACGCGGAGCGCGCCGCGCTCGCCGCCTGCGGCGACGCCGACGTGCGCGGGGCGACGATGTACGTGTCGCTGGAGCCGTGCTGCCACACCGGCAAGACGCCGCCGTGCACCGAGGCGATCGTCGAGGCCGGGATCGCCCGCGTCGTCGTCGCGGCCGACGACCCGAGCGAGAAGGCCGCCGGGCGCGGCCTGGGGATCCTGCGCGACGAGGGCGTCCAGGTGGACGTCGCCGGCGGCGAGCTCGCCGCCCGCGCCCGCCTGCAGAACCAGGCCTTCCGCAAGCACGCGCGCACCGGCCGGCCGTGGGTGCTCTTCAAGAGCGCGATGACGCTCGACGGCAAGGTCGCCACGAAGACCGGCGACTCCAAGTGGATCTCCAGCGAGGAGAGCCGCGAGCTCGCGCACTGGTGGCGCAGCACGGTCGACGCGGTCGTCGTCGGCATCGGCACCGCGCTCGCCGACGACCCGCAGCTCACCTCGCGCATCGAGCGCGCCACCCGCCAGCCGCGCCGCGTCGTGTTCGACTCCGAGGCCCGGCTGCCGCTGGACTCCGCCCTCATCGCCGCCGCCCCCGAGCTGCCGCTCTCGGTGATCGTGTCGCGCGCCGCCCCGCGCACCGCCACCGACGCGCTCGAGATGGCCGGGGCGGACGTGATCGTCGCCGCGGGCGAGAACGAGCCCGCGCGCGTGCGCTCCGCACTCGCCGCCCTCGGGGACCGCGGGATCGCCTCGATCCTCCTGGAGGGCGGGCCGCGCCTGGCGGGCGCGTTCCTGGACGCGGGCGAGATCGACGAGGTCCGCCTGTTCCTCGCGCCGCTGCTGCTCGGCGGCCGCAGCGCCCGCGACCCGCTCGAGGGCGAGGGCGCCGAGACGATCTCCGAGGCGCTGCGGGCGCTCACGCTCGAGACCGAGCGGATCGCCGACGACATCCTCATCAGCGCACGACTGCGGGAGTGGTGA
- a CDS encoding ArnT family glycosyltransferase has protein sequence MSAVDHLTHRDRDRAPASPPPGVPPRRPGPRDRARDALRDTVARARAWRPTRWSAAIVALLLGSFLVRIWGVDHGMPYAYNADENAHFLPKAIGLFGHGWNPHYFVNPPAYTYVLHIVFAGWFGGREAVASQFASDPTEVWVVARVTAAALGTLGIWLLYLAGKRFFDRRVGLLAAGLMAVAFLPVFYSHLALNDVPTLAPICLSLWGTAGILHRGWTRDYVVAGLGLGLACATKYTGGIVLLPLLAATVFQMLQAGTTEGALVHLRRVLLAGVMATIGFVAANPYAVLAFDEFRDGLEHQTTVSGDSFGKLGLTHDNGIEYYLWAFTWGLGWVPILAAAIAIGVLLAVDRRMAVVLAPAPLIFLYFMGGQERFFGRWLLPIFPIACILAAFVVIWAVDRLARRTGPTWKPALMSLGVVLLCGQGLLYSLHSGLVLSRDDTRNLTRAWMVENVAPRSKIVVEPIVPDAWAQDAESIMRQTTGNGNRWIKFPTSRSNIANDGSFIPDPGRIVNIEDYERTLAPELIDRYEEDQYCYVVSGSTQRGRAEAEPEQVPGAIAYYKELEKRSILVREDSPYREGADPVDFNFDWSFQYYPLAYHRPGPLIRVYRLTGGRCAFKGR, from the coding sequence ATGTCCGCTGTTGATCACCTGACGCACCGTGACCGCGACCGCGCCCCGGCGTCGCCGCCGCCGGGCGTCCCGCCGCGCCGCCCCGGCCCGCGCGACCGCGCCCGGGACGCGCTGCGCGACACCGTCGCCCGGGCCCGCGCCTGGCGTCCCACGCGCTGGTCGGCGGCGATCGTCGCGCTGCTGCTCGGGTCGTTCCTCGTCCGCATCTGGGGCGTCGACCACGGCATGCCGTACGCGTACAACGCGGACGAGAACGCGCACTTCCTGCCGAAGGCGATCGGCCTCTTCGGCCACGGCTGGAACCCGCACTACTTCGTCAACCCGCCCGCCTACACGTACGTCCTGCACATCGTCTTCGCGGGCTGGTTCGGCGGCCGCGAGGCGGTCGCCAGCCAGTTCGCCAGCGACCCGACCGAGGTCTGGGTCGTCGCCCGGGTCACCGCCGCGGCGCTCGGCACGCTCGGGATCTGGCTGCTCTACCTGGCCGGCAAGCGGTTCTTCGACCGGCGCGTCGGCCTGCTCGCCGCCGGGCTCATGGCCGTGGCGTTCCTGCCGGTCTTCTACAGCCACCTGGCGCTCAACGACGTCCCGACGCTCGCCCCGATCTGCCTGTCGCTGTGGGGCACCGCCGGGATCCTGCACCGCGGCTGGACCCGCGACTACGTGGTCGCCGGGCTCGGGCTCGGCCTCGCCTGCGCCACGAAGTACACCGGCGGCATCGTGCTGCTGCCGCTGCTGGCCGCCACCGTCTTCCAGATGCTCCAGGCCGGCACGACCGAGGGGGCGCTCGTGCACCTGCGCCGCGTCCTCCTGGCCGGCGTGATGGCGACGATCGGCTTCGTCGCCGCGAACCCCTACGCCGTCCTGGCCTTCGACGAGTTCCGCGACGGACTCGAGCACCAGACGACGGTCTCCGGCGACTCGTTCGGCAAGCTCGGCCTGACCCACGACAACGGCATCGAGTACTACCTCTGGGCCTTCACCTGGGGCCTGGGCTGGGTGCCGATCCTCGCCGCGGCGATCGCGATCGGCGTGCTGCTGGCGGTCGACCGGCGCATGGCCGTCGTGCTCGCGCCCGCGCCGCTGATCTTCCTCTACTTCATGGGCGGCCAGGAGCGGTTCTTCGGCCGCTGGCTGCTGCCGATCTTCCCGATCGCCTGCATCCTCGCCGCGTTCGTCGTCATCTGGGCCGTCGACCGCCTCGCCCGCCGCACCGGCCCGACCTGGAAGCCCGCCCTGATGAGCCTCGGCGTCGTGCTGCTGTGCGGCCAGGGACTCCTCTACAGCCTCCACAGCGGCCTCGTGCTCAGCCGCGACGACACCCGCAACCTGACGCGCGCATGGATGGTCGAGAACGTCGCGCCGCGCTCGAAGATCGTCGTCGAGCCGATCGTCCCCGACGCCTGGGCCCAGGACGCCGAGTCGATCATGCGCCAGACGACCGGCAACGGGAACCGCTGGATCAAGTTCCCGACGAGCCGCTCGAACATCGCCAACGACGGGTCGTTCATCCCCGACCCGGGACGGATCGTGAACATCGAGGACTACGAGCGCACGCTCGCCCCCGAGCTCATCGACCGCTACGAGGAGGACCAGTACTGCTACGTCGTGTCCGGCTCGACGCAGCGCGGGCGCGCGGAGGCGGAGCCCGAGCAGGTGCCCGGCGCGATCGCGTACTACAAGGAGCTCGAGAAGCGGTCGATCCTCGTCCGCGAGGACTCCCCGTACCGCGAGGGCGCCGACCCGGTCGACTTCAACTTCGACTGGTCGTTCCAGTACTACCCGCTGGCCTACCACCGGCCCGGTCCGCTGATCCGCGTGTACCGGCTGACCGGCGGCCGCTGCGCCTTCAAGGGCCGGTAG
- a CDS encoding glycosyltransferase family 2 protein, giving the protein MKLIIQIPCFNEEEQLPATLADLPREVPGFDVVEWLIIDDGSVDRTIAVARAGGVDHIVKLTNNKGLAAGFQAGLDACLKLGADVIVNTDADNQYSAADIPRLVEPIVAGRADMVVGDRETDNIEHFSPLKKRLQKAGSWVVRQASETTVPDTTSGFRAYNREAAIQMAVVSKYTYTLETIIQAGKLLVATDHVAIGTNPKTRESRLFPSMGSYVRRNAVAISRIYTQYEPLKVFLRIALVLALLAMIPWIRFFVAYVQDDGAGHVQSLIFGAVLFNAAVVVAVLGVIGDLLYAQRIMSQRIFERVRRIELQLGVPPSHYEPGAKPTGQPPTTGAGAGAQRTGEHEALKV; this is encoded by the coding sequence ATGAAACTCATCATCCAGATTCCCTGCTTCAACGAGGAGGAGCAGCTCCCCGCGACGCTGGCGGACCTCCCCCGTGAGGTGCCCGGCTTCGACGTGGTCGAGTGGCTCATCATCGACGACGGCTCGGTGGACCGGACGATCGCGGTCGCCCGGGCGGGCGGGGTCGACCACATCGTCAAGCTGACGAACAACAAGGGCCTCGCCGCGGGCTTCCAGGCGGGCCTCGACGCGTGCCTGAAGCTCGGCGCCGACGTCATCGTCAACACCGACGCCGACAACCAGTACTCCGCGGCCGACATCCCGCGCCTCGTCGAGCCGATCGTCGCGGGCCGCGCCGACATGGTCGTCGGCGACCGCGAGACCGACAACATCGAGCACTTCTCGCCGCTGAAGAAGCGGCTCCAGAAGGCGGGCTCGTGGGTCGTGCGCCAGGCGTCGGAGACGACGGTCCCCGACACGACCTCGGGCTTCCGCGCCTACAACCGCGAGGCGGCGATCCAGATGGCGGTCGTCTCGAAGTACACGTACACGCTCGAGACGATCATCCAGGCGGGCAAGCTGCTCGTCGCCACCGACCACGTCGCGATCGGGACGAACCCGAAGACGCGCGAGTCGCGGCTGTTCCCGTCGATGGGCTCCTACGTGCGGCGCAACGCCGTGGCCATCAGCCGCATCTACACGCAGTACGAGCCGCTGAAGGTGTTCCTGCGGATCGCCCTCGTCCTGGCGCTGCTGGCGATGATCCCCTGGATCCGGTTCTTCGTCGCGTACGTGCAGGACGACGGCGCCGGGCACGTCCAGTCCCTGATCTTCGGCGCCGTCCTGTTCAACGCCGCGGTCGTCGTCGCCGTCCTCGGCGTCATCGGCGACCTCCTCTACGCCCAGCGGATCATGTCCCAGCGGATCTTCGAGCGCGTGCGCCGGATCGAGCTGCAGCTGGGCGTCCCCCCGTCCCACTACGAGCCCGGCGCCAAGCCGACCGGCCAGCCGCCCACCACGGGCGCCGGGGCCGGCGCGCAGCGCACCGGGGAGCACGAGGCCCTCAAGGTATGA
- a CDS encoding class I SAM-dependent methyltransferase — protein sequence MTPSTTTDAEGVVTGNTYDKYGSTNPVVKRLMANFESTLDELFEAADPQSLLDVGCGEGVLIHEWAQKLGDKRVVGIDLEEESIQAGWAQRQAPNLEYRIMKAEDLPFADGEFDVATAIEVLEHVPDPAHTVAEMARVASRWLLVSVPREPLWRGLNMARGAYLKDLGNTPGHINHWSKRSFVQLLSQHGEVVQARSPFPWTMLLVRLAK from the coding sequence ATGACCCCCTCCACGACCACCGACGCCGAGGGCGTCGTCACCGGCAACACGTACGACAAGTACGGCTCGACCAACCCGGTCGTCAAGCGGCTGATGGCGAACTTCGAGTCGACCCTCGACGAGCTGTTCGAGGCCGCCGACCCGCAGTCGCTGCTGGACGTCGGCTGCGGCGAGGGCGTGCTCATCCACGAGTGGGCGCAGAAGCTCGGGGACAAGCGCGTCGTCGGCATCGACCTCGAGGAGGAGTCGATCCAGGCCGGCTGGGCCCAGCGCCAGGCGCCGAACCTCGAGTACAGGATCATGAAGGCGGAGGACCTCCCGTTCGCCGACGGCGAGTTCGACGTCGCGACGGCGATCGAGGTGCTCGAGCACGTGCCGGATCCGGCGCACACCGTCGCGGAGATGGCGCGCGTCGCGAGCCGCTGGCTGCTGGTCAGCGTCCCGCGCGAGCCGCTGTGGCGCGGCCTGAACATGGCCCGTGGCGCGTACCTCAAGGACCTCGGCAACACCCCGGGGCACATCAACCACTGGTCCAAGCGCTCGTTCGTGCAGCTGCTCTCGCAGCACGGCGAGGTCGTGCAGGCCCGCTCGCCGTTCCCGTGGACGATGCTGCTCGTCCGCCTCGCGAAGTAG
- a CDS encoding lipopolysaccharide biosynthesis protein, with amino-acid sequence MAAAPAAPSDDGAYARGARILSLGIASTGVFTFAYFAVASHTLSPSEYGAVAFLWSVLFVVMSVIYRPVEQLLSRTLATSRALGGEAASLRTPLIIQGSFALLFLVVALAFKGPLEDRLESETLFWIFVGAALAYAASYFARGYFAGHQWFALYGGLVLFESIARILFPVAVAVGIASGQTAVALGILAAPFASLLVVPAALVRYRRREAAGELPTAPAAAPAGRGELREGADFALSVAMVQLAEQTLLNVAVLTVAASAGNALAGVVFNAFMIARAPLQLFQSIQTSLLPHLAGLEATEGREAFARAIRVTVLAITGFAAAITLGLLVLGPFAMDLLFDEAYDYGRLGLAAVGVGMGFHLVAGTLNQAALARGRARLAAGAWLLGAAVFVVWMVVPVIDDQLVRAETGYLAAAALLCALLTAVYRGGTPTRPAA; translated from the coding sequence GTGGCGGCCGCGCCGGCCGCGCCGTCCGACGACGGCGCCTACGCCCGCGGTGCGCGGATCCTCTCGCTGGGGATCGCGTCCACGGGCGTCTTCACGTTCGCGTACTTCGCGGTCGCGTCGCACACCCTGAGCCCGTCCGAGTACGGGGCCGTCGCGTTCCTCTGGAGCGTGCTGTTCGTCGTGATGTCGGTGATCTACCGACCGGTCGAGCAGCTGCTGTCCCGCACGCTCGCGACGTCCCGGGCGCTGGGTGGCGAGGCCGCCTCGCTGCGGACCCCGCTGATCATCCAGGGCTCGTTCGCGCTGCTGTTCCTCGTCGTCGCGCTCGCGTTCAAGGGCCCGCTGGAGGACCGGCTGGAGTCCGAGACGCTGTTCTGGATCTTCGTCGGGGCGGCACTGGCGTACGCGGCCTCGTACTTCGCCCGCGGCTACTTCGCCGGACACCAGTGGTTCGCGCTCTACGGCGGCCTGGTCCTGTTCGAGTCGATCGCCCGGATCCTCTTCCCGGTGGCCGTCGCGGTCGGGATCGCGTCCGGCCAGACGGCCGTCGCGCTGGGGATCCTCGCCGCGCCGTTCGCGTCGCTGCTGGTCGTGCCCGCCGCCCTCGTGCGGTACCGCCGCCGGGAGGCCGCCGGCGAGCTGCCCACGGCCCCGGCCGCCGCGCCTGCGGGTCGGGGCGAGCTGCGGGAGGGCGCGGACTTCGCGCTGTCGGTCGCGATGGTCCAGCTCGCCGAGCAGACGCTGCTGAACGTCGCGGTGCTGACCGTCGCCGCGTCGGCGGGCAACGCGCTGGCGGGCGTGGTCTTCAACGCGTTCATGATCGCCCGCGCACCGCTGCAGCTGTTCCAGTCGATCCAGACCTCGCTGCTGCCCCATCTCGCCGGGCTCGAGGCCACCGAGGGCCGCGAGGCGTTCGCCCGCGCGATCCGGGTGACCGTGCTGGCGATCACCGGGTTCGCGGCCGCGATCACGCTCGGGCTGCTCGTCCTCGGCCCGTTCGCGATGGACCTGCTGTTCGACGAGGCCTACGACTACGGGCGGCTCGGTCTCGCCGCCGTCGGGGTCGGGATGGGCTTCCACCTCGTCGCCGGGACGCTGAACCAGGCCGCCCTGGCGCGCGGCCGCGCCCGCCTGGCCGCGGGCGCCTGGCTGCTCGGTGCCGCCGTGTTCGTCGTCTGGATGGTCGTGCCGGTGATCGACGACCAGCTCGTGCGCGCGGAGACCGGGTACCTGGCCGCCGCCGCGCTGCTGTGCGCGCTGCTGACCGCGGTGTACCGCGGCGGGACGCCCACGCGCCCCGCCGCCTGA